Proteins found in one Oscillatoria nigro-viridis PCC 7112 genomic segment:
- a CDS encoding DEAD/DEAH box helicase, which produces MPPNYINLLSQLIARHDFHQNNFPEASHLQPTATADLCEFLGEEVIYQTIAPATTPKLYKIPQDLPPSIISALHRQGIQQLYSHQIKTLKAVRQGKDVILSTATASGKSLSAYLPILEGILQHQFTALSIYGLKALTADQSQKLADLLQLIPEPARPRLALLTGDTPPKTREQLLATNPSIISATPELIHYALKGVHWSQPWQHFLSRLRYIVLDEAHTFNGVYGANMASLIRRLKLAVDERGGSSQKLQFLMLSATVGNPVKLAKLLSGRSRKRNINKPERLVWINSSGAAVPERQLIVTKPTHDANSDVARIIMFLLQQGQSGICFGNGRQAIKNLWATFKQEAVTQTNSGIESQVAIFYGSLTSERRTEIINSLQSGKVKCILSTSALEAGIDLPQLDFAIIRGWPGSLQAFKQRAGRAGRTNSGLIIFIPIAQSPLDNYFAARPELLLSAESELVSFNANYPIDIAKHLMCAAVETGIPANKLKHYFGKSAPQIATALIEQGVLHKSRDKLWAKGFPHKDVNFRGGTGASTIQLVDADTQEEIELLSAEIAYREVFPGAIYRTQNSDGCLVTYTSRSLLNGKAILQNIPETRLFTLAISHTDTSLKQNLSLPQQIPLVIPEVEGNVQTNSTDSNAIPAQAILELAWGEISQLVTGYQLLTRNYQLTCLNRKCVNYREPLSKCTACPVCGKRTRSAELTSVLNEVNFEQPYEIKFATPVLQISLNSPVECYLQHVVTATRQELLQSQQPIPPGYQQLWEYPANLLAIHSFGHQILAALPLTILASANDVNFLVEKRGANDYAGLFYDLAEGGSGTSEAIFRSLPQLAHAAAELARSCSCSSGCPKCLIQSGCPDGNKALLKQVGLLLCEAF; this is translated from the coding sequence ATGCCTCCCAATTATATCAACCTTCTTTCCCAACTAATAGCCAGACATGATTTTCACCAAAATAACTTTCCAGAAGCCAGCCACTTGCAGCCAACTGCAACAGCCGATTTGTGTGAGTTTTTAGGCGAAGAGGTTATTTATCAGACAATCGCGCCTGCTACAACTCCTAAGCTCTACAAAATTCCTCAAGACTTGCCGCCTTCAATAATTTCTGCTTTGCACCGCCAAGGCATTCAACAGCTTTATTCGCACCAAATTAAAACACTCAAAGCCGTGCGCCAGGGCAAAGATGTCATCCTCAGCACAGCAACAGCTTCTGGCAAATCTTTAAGTGCGTACTTGCCTATTTTAGAGGGCATTCTCCAACATCAATTTACGGCACTCTCTATTTATGGCTTGAAAGCTTTAACAGCCGACCAAAGTCAAAAACTTGCCGATTTGCTCCAACTGATTCCTGAGCCTGCCCGCCCGCGCCTTGCCCTTCTAACTGGGGATACTCCTCCCAAAACCCGAGAACAATTATTGGCTACCAATCCTAGCATAATCAGCGCCACACCAGAATTAATTCACTATGCGCTGAAAGGCGTTCACTGGAGTCAGCCTTGGCAGCATTTTTTAAGTCGCCTCCGCTATATTGTCCTAGATGAAGCTCACACTTTTAACGGAGTTTACGGAGCTAACATGGCTAGCTTAATTCGCCGCTTAAAATTGGCAGTAGACGAGCGCGGAGGTTCTTCTCAAAAACTGCAATTCCTGATGTTGAGTGCTACCGTTGGCAATCCCGTTAAATTAGCGAAGTTACTATCTGGTAGAAGTCGAAAGCGAAATATCAATAAACCCGAGCGGTTAGTTTGGATTAACTCTAGCGGAGCTGCTGTCCCAGAACGGCAATTAATTGTTACTAAACCGACTCATGATGCTAATTCCGATGTGGCTCGCATTATTATGTTTTTGTTGCAGCAAGGGCAAAGCGGAATTTGCTTCGGTAACGGCAGACAAGCAATTAAGAACTTGTGGGCAACTTTTAAGCAAGAAGCTGTAACTCAAACTAACTCGGGAATTGAGTCGCAAGTAGCAATTTTCTACGGCAGTTTAACAAGCGAGCGCCGCACCGAAATTATTAACTCTTTGCAGTCAGGAAAAGTTAAGTGCATCCTCAGCACTAGCGCTCTCGAAGCAGGAATTGATTTGCCTCAACTTGACTTTGCTATTATTAGGGGATGGCCGGGAAGTTTGCAAGCTTTCAAGCAAAGGGCTGGCCGGGCCGGTCGCACAAACTCCGGTTTAATTATCTTCATTCCCATTGCACAATCACCTTTGGATAACTATTTTGCCGCTCGCCCTGAATTGTTGCTGTCGGCAGAATCTGAATTAGTGAGCTTTAATGCCAATTATCCCATAGATATTGCCAAACATTTGATGTGCGCGGCTGTTGAAACTGGCATTCCTGCCAATAAGCTCAAGCACTACTTTGGCAAGAGCGCTCCTCAAATTGCAACGGCTTTAATTGAGCAAGGTGTTCTTCACAAAAGCCGGGATAAATTATGGGCTAAGGGGTTTCCGCATAAAGATGTAAACTTTCGAGGGGGAACGGGTGCTAGCACGATACAACTGGTGGATGCGGATACTCAAGAAGAGATTGAACTCCTCAGTGCGGAGATTGCTTATCGAGAGGTATTTCCTGGTGCTATTTACCGCACGCAAAACTCAGACGGCTGTTTGGTGACTTATACTTCGCGCTCACTCTTGAATGGCAAAGCTATTTTACAAAACATCCCTGAAACTCGACTGTTTACTCTAGCGATTAGCCACACTGATACCAGCCTCAAACAGAATTTGAGTTTGCCTCAACAAATCCCGTTGGTTATTCCAGAAGTTGAAGGAAATGTTCAAACCAATTCAACGGATAGTAATGCAATTCCAGCTCAAGCTATTCTGGAACTGGCTTGGGGAGAAATTAGCCAACTTGTCACGGGTTATCAATTATTGACTCGCAATTACCAGTTAACTTGTCTCAATAGAAAATGCGTCAATTACCGAGAGCCTTTATCAAAATGTACTGCCTGTCCTGTTTGTGGTAAAAGAACTCGCTCGGCTGAGCTAACCTCGGTTCTTAATGAGGTAAACTTTGAGCAACCTTACGAAATCAAATTTGCGACTCCTGTACTGCAAATTAGTTTGAATTCCCCGGTTGAATGTTACCTGCAACACGTAGTAACAGCTACTCGCCAGGAATTGCTTCAGTCTCAACAGCCGATTCCTCCCGGATATCAGCAGTTGTGGGAGTACCCCGCGAATTTGTTGGCTATTCACAGTTTCGGTCATCAAATTTTAGCAGCTTTACCTCTGACTATTTTGGCTTCAGCTAATGATGTAAATTTTCTGGTAGAGAAGAGAGGTGCAAATGACTATGCAGGACTCTTTTACGATTTAGCAGAAGGGGGTTCGGGAACCTCCGAAGCTATTTTTCGTTCTCTCCCTCAATTAGCTCATGCGGCTGCTGAGTTAGCCCGCAGTTGTTCTTGCAGTTCTGGCTGTCCTAAATGTTTGATTCAGTCGGGATGCCCTGATGGCAATAAAGCTTTACTCAAGCAGGTGGGGCTGCTGCTGTGCGAAGCATTTTAA
- a CDS encoding RRXRR domain-containing protein: MQNYTFVLDPNKQPLHPVHPAVARRLLSNGEAAVFRRYPFTIIARRS; encoded by the coding sequence ATGCAAAACTATACCTTTGTACTGGACCCAAATAAACAACCACTACATCCCGTTCATCCTGCCGTGGCTAGAAGATTACTCTCAAATGGCGAAGCTGCGGTCTTCCGTAGATACCCATTTACCATCATTGCGCGACGTAGTTAA
- the ltrA gene encoding group II intron reverse transcriptase/maturase — protein sequence MKDRFGNEIGTDALPEKWADLNWKAATKVVRNLRQRIYRATQRNEWNKVRSLTSLMLKSKSNLLLAVRRVTQTNQGKKTAGVDNQLALNPQMRIQLIHEILKLNPWKAKPAKRIYIPKANGKKRPLGIPTLKDRVMQAVVKNALEPSWEARFEANSYGFRPGRSCHDAIEQVHTRLRKGGDEWVLDADIKGAFDHISHEYILNALGEIPSKELIKQWLKAGYVEANKFNPTETGTPQGGIISPLLANIALDGLEGEVLSNHQKVKQSKSGEYKGKTYYTNRYYPRFGYIRYADDFLVTAETKEDLEAVLPEIKEWLKKRGLELNEEKTNIVNKRNGFNFLGFTIRSYSDGTTLCKPQKDKMIAKLREIRGWLKRHKTVKPEEVIKHLNPILRGWANYYRHCSSKEIFATFNHRIVQMLWQWCKRRHHQKHLKRVKNKYFTVLGNDHWTFFADTKDRTGKRKRLYLKDVSDIPILRHTKVEGAASPDDSTKVDYWKKRQSKLGSSVWAKGSKLYKVAQFQHWRCTECGDYLLNGEQIHTHHITEVTKGGTDEIDNLIHLHQICHRKVHGTK from the coding sequence GTGAAAGATAGATTCGGTAACGAAATCGGAACAGACGCATTACCTGAGAAATGGGCAGACCTTAATTGGAAAGCTGCTACAAAGGTGGTGAGAAATCTCAGACAGAGAATTTATCGTGCGACTCAGAGGAATGAGTGGAATAAGGTCAGGAGCCTTACTTCACTCATGTTAAAAAGTAAGTCCAACCTGCTACTTGCAGTTAGACGGGTCACTCAAACTAACCAAGGGAAGAAAACAGCAGGCGTGGATAACCAACTTGCTCTCAACCCTCAGATGAGAATCCAACTAATACACGAAATCCTGAAGCTGAACCCTTGGAAAGCAAAACCTGCTAAAAGGATATACATTCCAAAAGCAAATGGTAAAAAGCGTCCTTTGGGGATACCAACTCTCAAAGATAGAGTGATGCAAGCAGTGGTCAAAAACGCACTGGAGCCGAGTTGGGAAGCTAGATTTGAAGCCAACAGCTATGGCTTTCGACCAGGGCGAAGCTGTCACGATGCGATAGAACAAGTTCATACCCGATTACGAAAAGGAGGCGATGAATGGGTTCTAGACGCAGATATTAAAGGAGCATTTGACCACATCAGCCACGAATACATACTCAATGCTCTCGGAGAAATTCCTAGCAAAGAGCTAATTAAACAGTGGCTAAAAGCAGGTTACGTGGAGGCTAACAAGTTTAACCCAACAGAAACAGGCACTCCCCAAGGCGGCATCATTAGCCCACTTCTGGCTAACATCGCCCTAGACGGACTGGAAGGAGAAGTATTATCCAACCACCAGAAAGTCAAACAGAGCAAGAGTGGGGAATACAAAGGCAAAACCTACTACACAAACAGGTATTATCCTAGATTTGGGTACATCAGATATGCCGATGATTTCCTTGTCACAGCCGAAACAAAGGAAGACTTGGAAGCCGTTCTGCCTGAAATCAAGGAATGGCTGAAAAAGCGAGGACTAGAACTGAACGAAGAAAAAACCAACATCGTCAATAAGCGAAATGGGTTCAACTTCCTCGGTTTTACAATCCGAAGCTACTCAGATGGAACCACGCTCTGCAAACCTCAAAAGGATAAGATGATTGCCAAACTCAGAGAAATTAGAGGATGGCTCAAAAGACACAAAACGGTAAAACCGGAAGAAGTCATCAAACATCTAAACCCTATACTAAGAGGATGGGCGAACTATTACAGGCACTGCTCCAGCAAGGAAATCTTCGCTACATTCAACCATAGAATTGTACAAATGCTATGGCAATGGTGTAAAAGACGACACCACCAGAAACATCTCAAAAGGGTCAAGAACAAATACTTTACCGTACTGGGAAATGACCACTGGACATTCTTTGCCGACACTAAGGATAGAACAGGAAAAAGAAAGAGACTTTATCTCAAAGATGTAAGTGACATCCCAATCCTGAGACATACAAAGGTTGAAGGCGCAGCTAGTCCAGATGACTCAACCAAAGTAGATTACTGGAAGAAACGCCAATCAAAACTGGGTAGTAGCGTATGGGCTAAAGGCTCGAAGCTCTACAAAGTGGCTCAATTCCAGCACTGGAGATGCACTGAATGCGGAGACTACCTGCTAAACGGAGAACAAATCCACACTCACCACATAACTGAAGTGACAAAGGGAGGCACAGATGAAATCGACAATCTTATACACCTTCACCAAATTTGTCACAGGAAAGTTCATGGTACTAAATAA
- the iscB gene encoding RNA-guided endonuclease IscB translates to MVLNNLGVQECQSRMMRKCHVRFVGERDTATYALLPDLKRAVNTTEQSMAFRPASYEIKLDPGSKTTGIALLKGENIIFVGELNHRGQAIKASLDSRRAIRRSRRARHTRYRQARFLNRIRPKGWLAPSLKHRVDTTLTWVNKFIKFAPVNSIAMELVRFDLQQLEKPEIYGVGYQQGELLGYEIREYLLNKWERKCTYCKVENIPLQVEHIHPKAKGGSNRISNLCLACEKCNLKKGTQDINDFLLKKPDLLKQIMAQVKQPLKDATAVNSTRWALFNQLKLTGLPVTTGSGGQTKYNRIRLELPKTHYFDAACVGKVDKLIVLTTQPLLIKANGHGTRQMCRTDKFGFPSRYVPRDKFVKGFQTGDIVKAVVTSGKKVGQYIGRVAVRSSGSFNISAKELVQGISHKYCHILQRKDGYSYQF, encoded by the coding sequence ATGGTACTAAATAACCTCGGAGTCCAAGAATGCCAGAGCCGGATGATGCGAAAGTGTCACGTCCGGTTCGTTGGGGAGAGGGATACGGCGACGTATGCCCTCTTACCCGACCTTAAACGTGCTGTCAATACAACTGAACAGTCGATGGCGTTCCGCCCCGCAAGCTACGAGATCAAACTCGATCCCGGTAGTAAAACTACGGGAATTGCGCTACTAAAAGGTGAAAATATCATCTTCGTAGGTGAGCTAAATCACAGAGGACAAGCAATTAAAGCTAGCTTGGATTCTCGTCGTGCTATCCGTAGAAGTCGTCGAGCTAGACATACCCGCTACCGTCAAGCGCGTTTCCTAAATCGCATTCGTCCGAAAGGTTGGCTAGCTCCTAGCTTAAAACATCGAGTAGATACTACGCTGACCTGGGTCAACAAATTCATCAAATTTGCACCCGTAAATAGTATTGCGATGGAGTTAGTTCGATTCGACCTTCAACAACTAGAGAAACCTGAAATTTATGGGGTCGGATATCAGCAAGGCGAATTACTTGGGTACGAAATCAGAGAATATCTGCTTAACAAATGGGAGAGAAAATGTACTTACTGCAAGGTAGAAAATATTCCTTTGCAGGTAGAGCACATTCATCCCAAGGCAAAAGGAGGTAGCAATCGAATCTCTAATCTGTGTTTAGCTTGCGAAAAATGTAATCTCAAGAAAGGTACTCAAGATATTAACGACTTCCTTTTAAAGAAGCCAGATTTGCTCAAGCAAATTATGGCACAAGTCAAACAACCACTCAAAGATGCTACCGCCGTCAACTCAACCCGCTGGGCATTGTTTAATCAACTCAAGCTAACGGGATTACCTGTTACGACGGGTTCCGGCGGGCAGACAAAATACAATCGCATTCGATTAGAGTTGCCCAAAACTCATTATTTTGATGCTGCTTGTGTTGGCAAGGTTGATAAATTAATTGTGTTAACCACTCAACCATTGTTAATCAAGGCCAACGGTCACGGCACTCGACAAATGTGCCGCACTGATAAATTTGGTTTTCCATCTCGTTATGTACCTCGTGACAAATTTGTCAAAGGTTTTCAAACTGGCGACATTGTTAAAGCAGTAGTAACCAGTGGAAAGAAAGTTGGTCAATATATTGGTCGAGTGGCTGTTCGCAGCAGTGGCTCTTTCAATATTTCGGCAAAAGAATTGGTACAAGGTATTAGCCACAAATACTGTCATATTCTTCAGAGGAAAGATGGATATTCATACCAATTTTAA
- a CDS encoding type I restriction-modification system subunit M has protein sequence MKNKLVLPIIDSQIRESTLLHFRNQPYKQKKNQALIPNLTRDLKHGWLLTILAQIDRCLWGRWDYWALCQAVPAHAWMRWKMEPMLAILENRKPEILPKFVIEETLPAEPIPQIEWQHSPTAEAMLDDSLNCIPQHGEWKTWSAWDYLEFFLDWVLFAFGHPAYKMLPKEPAGCEGASMRLYQMFDLSILMLYPEDYMGRLLPQICGKTAQKSSGFYPTPLALCQFISKLVSGDKTERISSFNEPACGTGALMLTQSNYCLSGIGQDIDVRFV, from the coding sequence ATGAAAAACAAGCTTGTCTTGCCAATCATTGACTCCCAAATTAGAGAGTCAACGCTGTTACATTTCAGAAATCAACCCTATAAACAAAAGAAAAACCAAGCTTTAATCCCCAACCTCACACGAGATTTAAAGCATGGCTGGCTTTTAACAATTCTCGCACAAATAGACCGATGTTTATGGGGAAGGTGGGATTATTGGGCTTTGTGTCAAGCTGTCCCCGCTCATGCCTGGATGCGGTGGAAGATGGAGCCAATGCTAGCCATTCTGGAGAACAGAAAACCAGAAATTTTACCCAAATTTGTAATTGAGGAAACTTTGCCAGCAGAACCGATTCCCCAAATCGAATGGCAGCATTCTCCTACCGCAGAAGCCATGCTAGATGACAGTCTCAATTGCATTCCTCAACATGGAGAATGGAAAACTTGGTCAGCTTGGGACTATTTGGAGTTTTTCTTGGACTGGGTTTTGTTCGCATTCGGACATCCAGCTTATAAAATGTTACCCAAAGAACCCGCCGGCTGTGAAGGTGCATCAATGCGTCTTTATCAGATGTTTGACCTGTCAATTCTCATGCTATATCCTGAAGATTATATGGGCCGACTGCTACCCCAAATTTGCGGAAAGACTGCTCAAAAAAGTTCAGGGTTTTATCCGACACCCTTAGCTTTGTGTCAGTTCATATCTAAGTTAGTCAGTGGCGATAAAACAGAGCGAATTTCCAGCTTCAATGAACCTGCGTGCGGTACGGGTGCTTTAATGTTAACACAGTCGAATTACTGTCTGAGCGGTATCGGTCAAGATATAGACGTGCGATTCGTTTAA